The proteins below come from a single Desulfovulcanus ferrireducens genomic window:
- a CDS encoding DUF465 domain-containing protein yields the protein MEQYELELIAKYSEKDSELKALWEDHLAYEKKLEKFESKPFLTPGEEQEMKELKKLKLAGKTRMQAILDKYKAMEG from the coding sequence ATGGAACAATACGAATTGGAACTTATTGCCAAATACAGTGAAAAGGATTCTGAACTAAAAGCTTTATGGGAAGACCATTTAGCTTATGAAAAAAAACTAGAAAAATTTGAGAGTAAACCTTTTCTAACTCCTGGTGAAGAGCAGGAGATGAAGGAACTTAAAAAACTGAAATTGGCTGGTAAAACCAGGATGCAAGCCATCTTGGATAAATACAAAGCCATGGAGGGATGA
- the ilvC gene encoding ketol-acid reductoisomerase: MKVYYEQDADLSVLQDKTIAIIGYGSQGHAHAQNLRDSGLNVIVGQRPGGPNWQLAREHGFEPVSASEAAVKADLIQILVQDQYQPKVFKEEVLPNLTAGKTLVFSHGFNIHFNQIVPPQDVDVVMVAPKGPGHLVRREYVRGGGVPALVAVHQDYTGQALARALAYARGIGATRSGVIETTFAEETETDLFGEQAVLCGGVSALIRAGFETLVEAGYQPEIAFFECMHELKLIVDLLYEGGFKKMHYSISDTAEYGDYTRGPRVVNEQVKKEMKKILGEIQDGTFAREWILENQAGTPRFQALRRQMNNHQIEEVGDKLREMMAWLNK; the protein is encoded by the coding sequence ATGAAGGTTTATTACGAACAGGATGCTGATTTGAGTGTATTACAGGACAAGACTATTGCTATTATTGGGTATGGAAGCCAGGGACATGCCCATGCCCAGAATTTGCGTGACTCAGGTTTAAACGTCATTGTAGGGCAAAGACCAGGAGGGCCTAACTGGCAATTGGCCCGTGAACATGGTTTTGAGCCAGTTTCAGCTTCTGAGGCAGCTGTTAAAGCCGATTTGATTCAAATTTTAGTCCAGGACCAATATCAGCCCAAAGTGTTTAAAGAGGAAGTATTGCCTAACCTAACAGCAGGTAAGACACTGGTTTTTAGTCATGGGTTTAATATTCATTTTAATCAAATTGTTCCCCCGCAAGATGTAGATGTGGTTATGGTTGCCCCCAAAGGGCCTGGACACCTGGTGCGTCGGGAGTATGTCCGCGGTGGTGGGGTACCTGCCCTGGTAGCTGTACATCAGGATTATACCGGTCAGGCTCTGGCCAGGGCACTGGCCTATGCCAGGGGTATTGGAGCAACTCGCTCAGGTGTTATTGAAACTACCTTTGCCGAAGAGACCGAGACAGATCTGTTTGGTGAGCAGGCTGTTCTCTGTGGTGGTGTGAGCGCCTTGATTCGGGCTGGTTTTGAGACATTGGTTGAAGCTGGCTATCAACCCGAAATAGCCTTTTTTGAATGTATGCACGAGTTAAAGCTGATCGTTGATTTGCTTTATGAAGGCGGGTTCAAGAAAATGCATTACTCCATCAGTGATACAGCTGAATATGGAGATTATACACGGGGGCCGAGGGTCGTTAATGAACAGGTGAAAAAAGAGATGAAAAAGATACTTGGCGAGATACAGGACGGAACCTTTGCCCGGGAATGGATCCTGGAAAATCAGGCTGGTACTCCCAGGTTTCAGGCCTTACGCCGACAGATGAATAATCATCAGATTGAGGAGGTAGGAGATAAATTAAGGGAAATGATGGCTTGGCTGAATAAGTAA
- the ilvB gene encoding biosynthetic-type acetolactate synthase large subunit, with protein MEWSGAQIFLECLKQEGVKHIFGFPGGAVIDIYHEMPNYPFQHILVRHEQGAVHAADGYARSTGKVGVCLVTSGPGATNTVTGIATAYMDSIPLVVFTGQVPTPLIGNDAFQEVDIVGITRPCTKHNYLVKDVNDLARIIKEAFYIASTGRPGPVLVDLPKDVMQAKTSKFVYPEKISMRSYNPNYLPNRKQVKKAAKLISEAKRPLIYAGGGVISSSASEALTMLARKYKIPVTTTLMGLGAFPGNDPLWLGMLGMHGTYTANMAVNNSDLLISIGARFDDRVTGKIATFAPKAKIIHIDIDPTSIRKNVSVDVPIVSDCLNALEALEEELVNADVNWEDKHADWIERVREWSQSHPLKYEDSDEFIKPQMVVEKIYELTSGQAIITTEVGQNQMWAAQFYYYHHPRTFLSSGGLGTMGYGFPAAIGAQLAHPGKLVIDIAGDGSIQMNIQELATAVSYDLPVKIVILNNGYLGMVRQWQELFYNKNYCATCLHKNPDFVSLAKAYGADGYRVKKKEDVEPVLKEAFASKKPCIVDVWVEPEENVYPMVPAGASLTEMLLV; from the coding sequence ATGGAGTGGAGCGGAGCTCAGATCTTTTTAGAGTGTTTGAAACAAGAAGGCGTTAAGCATATTTTCGGTTTTCCCGGTGGAGCGGTTATTGATATCTATCATGAAATGCCTAACTATCCCTTTCAGCATATACTGGTGCGCCATGAACAGGGAGCTGTTCATGCTGCTGATGGGTATGCCCGTTCAACTGGCAAAGTAGGCGTGTGTCTAGTTACTTCCGGACCCGGAGCGACAAATACCGTGACCGGAATTGCCACGGCTTACATGGATTCAATTCCCCTGGTCGTTTTTACAGGGCAGGTGCCAACCCCGCTGATTGGCAATGATGCCTTTCAAGAAGTGGATATAGTCGGTATTACCAGGCCTTGTACTAAGCACAACTACCTGGTCAAAGATGTTAACGATCTGGCCAGGATTATAAAGGAGGCCTTTTATATTGCCAGCACAGGGCGCCCAGGTCCGGTTCTTGTGGATTTACCCAAGGATGTGATGCAGGCCAAGACAAGCAAGTTTGTTTATCCGGAAAAGATAAGCATGCGCAGCTATAACCCCAACTATCTGCCCAATAGAAAGCAGGTCAAAAAGGCAGCGAAGCTTATCTCCGAGGCCAAGCGACCTCTTATATATGCAGGGGGAGGCGTAATTTCCTCGTCAGCTTCCGAAGCACTGACAATGCTGGCCAGGAAATATAAGATACCGGTTACAACCACCTTAATGGGGTTGGGTGCTTTTCCTGGCAACGATCCATTATGGCTTGGTATGTTGGGAATGCACGGAACTTATACGGCTAATATGGCTGTGAATAATTCTGATCTGCTTATTTCTATCGGAGCCAGATTTGACGACCGGGTCACAGGTAAGATAGCCACTTTTGCTCCTAAGGCCAAAATTATTCACATTGATATTGATCCGACATCTATCCGCAAAAACGTTTCTGTGGACGTTCCTATTGTTTCTGATTGTTTGAACGCACTGGAGGCCCTGGAGGAAGAGTTGGTCAACGCAGATGTCAACTGGGAGGATAAACACGCTGACTGGATTGAACGTGTTAGAGAGTGGTCTCAGTCACACCCATTAAAATATGAAGACAGCGATGAATTTATCAAGCCACAAATGGTGGTGGAGAAAATTTATGAACTAACTTCTGGTCAGGCCATTATTACCACAGAAGTTGGACAGAACCAGATGTGGGCCGCACAATTCTATTACTATCATCATCCGCGAACTTTTCTTTCTTCCGGTGGTCTGGGTACAATGGGATATGGTTTTCCAGCGGCCATTGGGGCACAACTGGCCCATCCGGGCAAACTGGTTATTGACATTGCTGGCGACGGCTCCATTCAGATGAACATCCAGGAATTAGCCACTGCTGTCAGCTATGATTTACCAGTAAAAATCGTCATTTTAAATAACGGCTATCTGGGCATGGTCCGCCAGTGGCAGGAACTTTTTTACAATAAGAATTATTGTGCTACTTGCTTGCACAAAAATCCGGATTTTGTGAGCTTGGCCAAAGCCTATGGAGCTGATGGGTACCGGGTGAAGAAAAAGGAAGATGTGGAGCCAGTGCTCAAAGAGGCATTTGCCTCCAAAAAACCATGTATTGTTGATGTGTGGGTAGAGCCGGAAGAAAACGTCTATCCTATGGTTCCTGCTGGGGCGTCGTTAACAGAAATGCTTTTAGTATAG
- a CDS encoding GspE/PulE family protein, whose product MNHKQASGQGKWGSRYAYLILSGQITQEELNKAMESAKKENKDLDEILMQVYDIDKKELGKSLQLYYETEFVPFDPSIEPPFELFEKRRLDPDFLKRYGWVPFRQDGKTIEVLMTNPFDLGRLDEIRFIFGTSNIRAKVSTAHDIEQFIEHFYQQLSSDQELASLVDDLDIDDETEVEQELEESELSEHDSEVVRLVNALLVEAWRKNASDIHIEPNVRARYCSIRFRIDGTCHEFSKIRYGLAKPLISRIKIMAHLDIAERRLPQDGKVKIKLPDRNKVIEFRVATIPTVENQEDVVLRVLASGKPMSLDKLGLSETNFQAFLKMIHKPYGLILVVGPTGSGKTTTLHSALSYINTPERKIWTAEDPVEITQDGLRQVQVNPKIGLTFAAALRSFLRADPDVIMIGEMRDKETAHIGVEASLTGHLVFSTLHTNSAPETITRLLDMDLDPFNFADSLLCVLAQRLIKTLCPRCKKKYVPSAQELEELKHEFGPGFEKYARKFLAGKPVLFQPKGCRHCIGGYKGRIGIHELMPTSEGIKNLIKYREPTEKIREQAIKDGMLTLKQDGILKVLQGITDMSQVRAAAG is encoded by the coding sequence ATGAACCATAAACAAGCTTCAGGGCAGGGAAAATGGGGTAGCCGTTATGCTTATTTAATTCTTTCAGGGCAGATAACCCAGGAAGAATTAAATAAGGCTATGGAGAGTGCCAAGAAAGAGAACAAAGACCTGGATGAGATACTCATGCAGGTCTATGATATTGATAAAAAAGAGTTGGGTAAGTCCCTGCAACTTTATTATGAAACCGAGTTCGTCCCTTTTGATCCCTCCATAGAACCTCCTTTTGAACTTTTTGAAAAGCGAAGATTAGACCCTGATTTTTTGAAAAGGTATGGTTGGGTACCGTTCAGGCAAGATGGCAAAACCATTGAAGTACTCATGACCAATCCCTTTGATTTGGGGAGGTTAGATGAAATCAGGTTTATTTTCGGTACCAGTAATATACGGGCTAAAGTCTCCACTGCTCACGATATCGAGCAATTTATTGAGCACTTTTACCAGCAGTTGAGTTCAGATCAGGAATTGGCTTCTCTGGTTGATGACTTGGATATTGATGATGAGACTGAAGTGGAGCAGGAACTGGAAGAAAGTGAGCTCAGTGAACATGATAGCGAAGTTGTCCGTTTGGTCAATGCCTTGCTTGTGGAAGCGTGGCGGAAAAATGCCTCTGATATCCATATTGAACCCAATGTCCGGGCCAGGTATTGTTCTATTAGATTTCGTATTGATGGCACTTGCCACGAATTTAGCAAGATTCGTTACGGGTTGGCCAAGCCATTGATATCTAGAATCAAGATCATGGCCCATCTAGATATTGCCGAGAGACGCTTGCCTCAGGATGGCAAGGTCAAAATCAAGCTGCCGGACCGGAATAAAGTTATTGAATTTAGGGTAGCCACCATTCCCACTGTGGAAAATCAGGAAGATGTTGTCTTACGTGTCCTGGCTTCGGGAAAGCCAATGTCCCTCGACAAGTTGGGGCTTTCAGAGACAAATTTTCAGGCCTTCCTTAAAATGATCCATAAGCCATACGGCCTGATTTTAGTGGTTGGCCCTACAGGCTCCGGCAAAACTACCACTTTGCATTCAGCCTTAAGCTACATTAATACACCTGAGCGCAAGATCTGGACTGCTGAAGATCCCGTGGAGATTACCCAGGATGGATTAAGACAGGTTCAAGTGAACCCCAAAATCGGGTTAACTTTTGCCGCTGCCTTGCGGTCCTTTTTACGGGCGGACCCGGATGTTATCATGATCGGTGAAATGCGGGATAAAGAAACTGCCCATATTGGGGTAGAGGCCTCTTTGACCGGGCATTTGGTCTTCTCCACATTGCACACCAATTCAGCTCCGGAGACCATCACCAGGCTGTTGGATATGGATCTGGACCCTTTTAATTTTGCAGATTCTTTGCTTTGTGTATTGGCACAGAGACTGATCAAGACCTTGTGTCCTCGGTGTAAAAAAAAGTATGTTCCTTCGGCTCAGGAGCTGGAAGAACTAAAGCATGAGTTCGGACCTGGTTTTGAAAAGTACGCTCGAAAATTTTTAGCAGGTAAGCCTGTTCTATTTCAACCCAAAGGATGTCGCCATTGCATAGGAGGATATAAAGGCAGGATCGGTATTCACGAACTTATGCCCACATCAGAAGGTATCAAGAATTTGATCAAGTACCGCGAACCTACAGAAAAGATTCGAGAACAGGCCATTAAAGATGGCATGTTAACTTTAAAGCAAGATGGTATTTTAAAAGTATTGCAGGGTATTACGGATATGTCCCAAGTCAGGGCAGCAGCTGGGTAA
- a CDS encoding metallophosphoesterase, with translation MSSEIFWIAFGDVHEDIGNLNRIPHIEKARGVLISGDLTNVGTKARAEHLIEQIKAYNSNIYAQIGNMDTKGVEEYYEQINVNVHNELVALAPEVFLLGLGYSIPTPFATPSEVEEKQVDLWLKGKIEQALKCSHLIFMTHTPPYQTKTDKVASGVSVGSQAVRKFIEQVQPEVCITGHIHEARAVDYIGKTKIINPGPLSSGGYVKIVFENNRLEAELLQV, from the coding sequence ATGAGTAGCGAAATTTTTTGGATTGCTTTTGGGGATGTGCATGAGGATATAGGTAATTTAAACCGTATTCCCCATATAGAAAAGGCCAGAGGCGTGCTCATTTCCGGAGATTTGACCAATGTAGGCACAAAGGCAAGGGCCGAGCATCTAATTGAGCAAATAAAAGCTTATAATTCCAATATTTATGCACAGATTGGCAATATGGATACCAAAGGTGTTGAAGAGTACTATGAGCAGATAAATGTTAATGTCCACAATGAGTTGGTTGCACTTGCCCCGGAGGTCTTTTTGTTAGGATTGGGCTATTCCATCCCCACGCCATTTGCAACGCCTTCGGAAGTTGAAGAAAAACAGGTGGATTTATGGCTCAAGGGGAAAATAGAACAGGCGCTCAAGTGTTCCCATCTCATTTTTATGACTCATACCCCTCCTTATCAGACAAAAACAGATAAGGTCGCCTCAGGAGTTTCAGTGGGAAGTCAAGCTGTGCGTAAATTTATCGAGCAGGTTCAGCCAGAAGTATGTATTACCGGGCATATCCATGAGGCTAGGGCTGTAGATTATATTGGTAAAACAAAGATTATTAACCCTGGTCCCTTAAGCAGTGGGGGGTATGTTAAAATAGTCTTTGAAAATAATAGGTTAGAGGCAGAACTTTTGCAGGTGTAG
- a CDS encoding DivIVA domain-containing protein: MSTSKVDILNQKFSTSLFGYKKAEIDIFLQEVADQLGKLAEEKENLQKQVEAFSKSLEEYKSREKILQSTLITTQKMVDDLKANAHKQAKLIVEEAQAKAEDILNQAHKRLAQIHEDITELKRQRTHFEIKLRALIESHLKLLESNSIEEQQVDEIESKLKFLGVS; encoded by the coding sequence ATGAGTACTTCCAAAGTTGATATTTTAAATCAAAAGTTTTCTACTTCTCTTTTTGGCTACAAAAAGGCGGAGATAGACATTTTTTTGCAAGAAGTAGCCGACCAATTGGGCAAATTGGCCGAGGAAAAGGAAAACTTACAGAAGCAGGTAGAGGCTTTTAGTAAAAGCCTGGAAGAGTACAAAAGTCGGGAGAAAATTTTACAGAGCACCCTGATTACTACTCAGAAGATGGTCGATGATCTTAAGGCTAATGCTCATAAACAGGCCAAGCTTATTGTAGAAGAGGCTCAGGCCAAGGCAGAAGATATTTTAAACCAGGCTCACAAAAGACTGGCCCAGATTCACGAAGATATAACCGAGCTTAAAAGACAGCGCACCCATTTTGAGATAAAACTAAGAGCACTTATCGAATCACATCTTAAGCTGTTGGAGTCGAATAGTATAGAAGAACAGCAAGTGGATGAAATAGAGTCTAAATTAAAATTTTTGGGAGTAAGTTAA
- the ilvN gene encoding acetolactate synthase small subunit produces the protein MRHVLSVLVENEPGVLSRVAGLFSGRGFNIETLSVGPTLEKGMSLMTITTSGDEQIIEQIVKQLRKVVTVVKVVDLTRMQAVEREMVLIKVNAEDSKRAEILRIVDIFRCKVVDVSIDELTIEATGDQKKIKAIVNLLQRFGIKEFVRTGTVALKRSMQF, from the coding sequence GTGCGTCATGTCTTGTCTGTTTTAGTGGAGAACGAGCCAGGTGTTTTGTCCCGGGTGGCAGGTTTGTTTAGTGGGCGTGGTTTTAATATTGAAACACTCAGTGTGGGTCCTACCCTGGAAAAGGGCATGTCCTTGATGACCATAACTACCAGCGGTGATGAGCAGATTATCGAGCAGATTGTCAAGCAGTTGCGTAAAGTTGTCACTGTGGTGAAGGTCGTAGACCTTACGCGTATGCAGGCTGTGGAAAGAGAAATGGTCCTGATCAAAGTCAATGCGGAGGATTCAAAGCGAGCAGAGATTTTAAGAATTGTGGATATATTTAGATGCAAGGTAGTAGATGTAAGTATTGATGAGTTAACAATAGAGGCCACAGGGGACCAAAAAAAGATCAAGGCCATTGTTAATTTGTTGCAGCGTTTTGGGATTAAAGAATTTGTCCGTACAGGCACTGTGGCATTAAAGCGAAGTATGCAGTTTTAG
- a CDS encoding DUF167 domain-containing protein: protein MQGYSFYAQVKKGIWRLMVWVQPKAKKNEVVGLYDQRLKIRVQAPPVDDKANSALCSFIAKELGLRKNQVSIESGQTTRQKNILIKADQEPAWHKLYNQ from the coding sequence ATGCAGGGATATTCTTTTTATGCGCAAGTAAAAAAAGGGATCTGGCGCTTAATGGTCTGGGTCCAGCCCAAGGCCAAGAAGAATGAGGTAGTTGGCCTTTATGATCAGCGGTTAAAAATCAGAGTCCAGGCTCCGCCCGTTGATGATAAAGCTAATAGTGCTCTGTGTTCATTTATTGCCAAAGAACTTGGGCTCAGGAAAAATCAGGTCAGTATTGAAAGTGGACAGACAACAAGGCAGAAAAATATTCTTATTAAAGCTGATCAGGAGCCTGCCTGGCATAAGTTATATAACCAATAA
- a CDS encoding exodeoxyribonuclease III produces MGQKVKLYSWNVNGFRAVIKKGFWDWFYNCDGDVICLQEIKAQPDQLDEKDRCPQGYEAIWNPARLKKGYSGVVSFYRLRPLSYSFGFPNGRFQGEGRLILMEYEQFFLFNVYFPNGQMSEDRLQFKLQYYDEFLTYAQSLRKQKPVIVCGDFNTAHKEIDLKNPKSNEKRSGFLPIERAWLDKFIASGFVDTFRMFNQEPGHYTWWTYRFGARKRNAGWRIDYFFVSEEIKDNVRRAWIEPEVMGSDHCPIGLEITV; encoded by the coding sequence ATGGGGCAAAAGGTTAAACTGTATTCCTGGAATGTGAATGGGTTCCGGGCCGTCATTAAAAAAGGTTTCTGGGACTGGTTCTACAATTGTGACGGTGATGTTATCTGCCTGCAGGAAATCAAGGCCCAGCCTGATCAACTAGATGAGAAAGACAGGTGCCCTCAAGGATATGAGGCGATCTGGAATCCGGCCAGGCTGAAAAAAGGTTATTCAGGAGTGGTCAGTTTTTATCGTTTAAGGCCTCTAAGTTATTCTTTTGGGTTTCCAAATGGCCGTTTCCAAGGGGAAGGTCGGCTGATCTTGATGGAATATGAGCAGTTTTTTTTGTTTAATGTCTATTTTCCCAATGGCCAGATGAGCGAAGATCGTTTGCAGTTTAAATTGCAATACTATGATGAATTCCTGACCTATGCCCAGAGTTTAAGAAAGCAGAAGCCTGTTATTGTTTGCGGAGATTTTAATACTGCGCATAAAGAGATTGATTTGAAAAATCCTAAATCCAATGAGAAAAGATCGGGTTTTTTGCCAATTGAGCGTGCATGGTTGGACAAGTTTATTGCCAGTGGGTTTGTAGATACCTTCAGGATGTTTAATCAAGAGCCGGGACATTATACCTGGTGGACATACAGGTTTGGAGCCAGAAAACGGAATGCAGGTTGGCGTATTGATTATTTTTTTGTTTCTGAAGAGATAAAAGATAATGTGCGCAGGGCCTGGATCGAACCTGAAGTCATGGGTTCAGATCATTGTCCGATAGGTTTGGAGATAACTGTTTGA
- a CDS encoding cysteine synthase produces MQHKDVLSLIGQTPLVEIKKLNPYSHVKVLAKLEAGNPGGSIKDRVALAMIEAAEKSGQLNKDKIVIEATSGNTGIGLAMVCAVKGYKLKLLMPESASEERKRIMRAYGAEIVLTPGHLGTDGAIEEAYRLAREEPDKYVLMDQFNNPASIEAHYQTTGKEIWEQTGGKVTHIVACLGTSGTIMGITKRIKELNPEVQCIAIEPYAGHKIQGLKNMQESYPPGIYDKTILDRVLHVEDDEAFEMCRRLAREEGLFVGMSSGAALAGALSVAKELESGVVVTIFPDGGERYLSTSLFVPPERRGIKIFDLYKREEICLHTEISRGGPNLFTFGPSMDALDEPEPWRRIVLFDVLNRYLRQKGHDSRLVVGLADFDDRTLKAARAANLSRKEFSQEAVRKIHELSGKLNIHTGTRFVLSSEHTDTAIEICQKLLSKGTAYEKLRSVYFDVRRDREYGALIHMDLSKIFPGKTVDLENYVKDNPRDFTLLKRASLQDLKEDNVLKTSWGNVRPSWYLQQASVATATCEVLDVVLAGQMHAFPHVDNLRSIWKNALNMQPQAWMISLAVDFKEQVQERAVSINYFLEQGLKPLAIRMWLLSTSYHKTLVSGPSNLHMWLKNWAKVQDVLVKLKSFVWKGKGIRPLMEQAVFDLKKSLQNAFEHDLSIHRFWPKLFNLARVAHKLMDRKELTLEEAEFLEQTLKNMDDVLGILDWQSLPIPLDELPDEIKEILAKRNQARKEKNFELADTLRKELNKLGYQVVDTTQGSMVVSIH; encoded by the coding sequence ATGCAACATAAAGATGTTTTATCCTTAATTGGCCAGACCCCCCTAGTGGAGATAAAAAAACTCAATCCTTACAGCCATGTAAAAGTGCTGGCCAAACTAGAAGCAGGGAATCCTGGTGGCTCTATCAAGGATCGCGTAGCCTTGGCCATGATCGAGGCTGCAGAAAAATCAGGCCAACTAAACAAAGACAAGATAGTTATTGAGGCCACATCCGGTAATACGGGTATCGGGCTGGCCATGGTCTGTGCTGTAAAAGGATACAAATTAAAGCTTTTGATGCCGGAGTCTGCTTCTGAAGAGAGAAAGCGGATCATGCGTGCCTATGGGGCAGAAATAGTACTCACCCCGGGACACTTGGGTACGGATGGTGCCATTGAAGAAGCCTATCGCTTGGCCAGGGAAGAGCCAGATAAATATGTGCTCATGGATCAGTTTAACAATCCTGCCAGCATTGAGGCCCATTATCAGACCACAGGCAAGGAGATATGGGAACAGACAGGGGGAAAAGTTACCCATATTGTGGCCTGCTTGGGCACTTCCGGTACCATTATGGGGATTACCAAGAGGATAAAAGAACTGAACCCTGAGGTGCAGTGTATTGCCATTGAACCTTATGCCGGCCACAAGATTCAGGGGCTCAAGAATATGCAGGAGTCTTATCCTCCCGGCATTTATGATAAAACTATCCTGGACAGGGTTTTGCACGTTGAGGATGACGAGGCCTTTGAGATGTGCCGCAGGCTTGCCAGAGAAGAAGGTTTATTTGTGGGCATGAGTTCAGGGGCTGCCTTGGCCGGGGCCCTGAGTGTTGCCAAAGAGCTTGAAAGCGGGGTGGTAGTTACTATTTTTCCTGATGGAGGGGAGAGATACTTAAGCACTTCTCTTTTTGTTCCCCCTGAGAGACGCGGTATTAAAATCTTTGATTTGTATAAAAGAGAAGAGATTTGTTTACATACAGAAATTAGTCGTGGAGGCCCAAATTTATTCACTTTTGGCCCGAGTATGGATGCCCTGGATGAGCCTGAGCCCTGGCGCAGGATTGTGCTTTTTGATGTATTGAACCGCTATTTACGCCAAAAGGGCCATGACTCCAGATTGGTTGTGGGGTTGGCTGATTTTGATGACCGGACCCTTAAGGCTGCTAGGGCTGCTAACCTTAGCAGAAAAGAATTTTCCCAGGAGGCCGTGAGAAAGATTCACGAGCTGTCCGGCAAATTAAATATTCATACCGGGACCAGGTTTGTTCTCTCTTCCGAGCACACGGATACAGCTATTGAAATATGCCAAAAACTTTTATCCAAGGGAACAGCTTATGAAAAACTCAGGTCTGTCTACTTTGATGTGCGCCGGGATAGGGAGTACGGGGCATTGATTCATATGGACCTGTCCAAGATATTTCCGGGCAAGACCGTGGATCTGGAAAACTACGTCAAGGATAATCCGCGCGATTTTACTTTGCTCAAAAGAGCCAGCTTGCAGGATCTAAAAGAAGACAATGTCCTGAAAACCAGTTGGGGCAACGTCCGGCCTTCCTGGTATCTACAGCAGGCCAGTGTTGCAACGGCTACCTGTGAAGTCTTGGATGTGGTTCTGGCCGGACAGATGCATGCCTTTCCTCATGTGGATAATTTAAGGAGCATCTGGAAAAATGCCTTGAATATGCAGCCCCAGGCATGGATGATCTCCCTGGCTGTTGATTTTAAAGAACAAGTTCAGGAGAGAGCAGTAAGTATCAACTATTTTCTGGAACAGGGGTTAAAGCCATTGGCCATTAGAATGTGGCTTTTATCCACATCCTATCACAAGACACTTGTTTCCGGGCCAAGCAATTTACACATGTGGCTAAAAAATTGGGCCAAGGTTCAGGATGTATTGGTTAAACTTAAATCTTTTGTCTGGAAGGGAAAGGGGATCAGGCCTTTGATGGAGCAGGCAGTTTTTGATTTGAAAAAGAGTCTGCAAAATGCCTTTGAACATGATCTGAGTATACATAGGTTCTGGCCTAAGCTCTTTAACTTGGCCAGGGTTGCCCACAAGCTGATGGATAGAAAAGAGTTGACACTGGAAGAAGCGGAGTTTTTGGAGCAGACCTTAAAAAATATGGATGATGTTCTGGGTATTTTGGACTGGCAAAGCCTGCCCATACCTCTTGATGAACTACCGGATGAGATCAAGGAGATTCTCGCTAAAAGGAACCAGGCCCGTAAGGAGAAGAATTTTGAACTGGCAGATACTTTGCGCAAAGAACTCAACAAGTTGGGTTATCAGGTTGTGGATACTACCCAGGGCTCAATGGTGGTTAGTATTCATTAA
- a CDS encoding DMT family transporter, whose amino-acid sequence MDRQKKAYFYALLTVFIWSTVASAFKISLRYLDHVQLLFYSTLTSSLALGVLCLYFFGPGFWTKFHRPDILRSMFLGLLNPFLYYLILFKAYELLPAQEAQSLNYTWGIALTILSIPLLKQRINFYQILAIFVSYSGVVVISTHGQLLELKFSNPMGATLALVSTIIWSLYWISNTKDDLDPILRLFLNFCFGLIFIFLYLRMTSHVTIYSLPGILGAIYVGLFEMGITFVFWLKALKLSRTTAQVSNLIYLSPFLSLIFIHFFVGEKILPSTIIGLMLILSGLIVQNMTHGKVKD is encoded by the coding sequence ATGGACAGACAAAAAAAAGCCTACTTTTATGCCTTGCTAACAGTGTTTATCTGGTCCACAGTAGCATCGGCCTTTAAAATTAGTCTTCGCTACCTGGATCATGTCCAACTCCTTTTTTACTCAACTTTGACCTCAAGCCTGGCTTTAGGCGTTTTATGTCTTTACTTTTTTGGACCCGGATTTTGGACTAAATTCCATAGGCCTGATATTCTCCGGTCCATGTTTCTAGGTCTGCTAAATCCCTTTTTATACTACCTGATTTTATTTAAAGCCTATGAACTCCTGCCAGCCCAAGAAGCCCAGTCTCTAAACTATACTTGGGGGATCGCCCTGACTATTTTGTCCATTCCCTTACTCAAGCAACGAATCAACTTTTACCAGATTCTGGCTATCTTTGTTAGCTATTCCGGGGTAGTGGTTATTTCTACTCACGGTCAGCTGCTTGAACTCAAATTCTCCAACCCCATGGGCGCTACCCTGGCCCTTGTTAGCACCATCATTTGGTCTCTTTACTGGATATCCAATACCAAAGATGACTTAGACCCCATTTTGCGCCTGTTTTTAAACTTTTGCTTCGGCCTTATTTTTATTTTTCTTTACCTGCGTATGACCTCCCATGTAACCATCTATTCCCTCCCTGGCATTTTAGGGGCCATATACGTAGGCTTATTTGAAATGGGCATCACTTTTGTCTTCTGGTTAAAGGCGTTAAAATTGTCCAGGACAACAGCCCAAGTCAGTAATCTCATTTATCTTTCCCCTTTTTTATCTTTAATTTTTATCCATTTTTTTGTCGGGGAAAAGATTTTACCCTCGACCATCATCGGCCTAATGCTCATTCTGTCGGGCCTGATTGTTCAAAACATGACGCATGGTAAGGTAAAGGACTAA